A stretch of Streptococcus chenjunshii DNA encodes these proteins:
- a CDS encoding diaminopimelate decarboxylase: MKTPFISKEHLDKIVAEFPTPFHLYDEKGIREKARALNKAFSWNKGFKEYFAVKATPNPTILKILQEENCGVDCATEVELLMSHKLGFTDIMFSSNNTPADEYRYARKIGAIINLDAYEDIAFLKESAGLPETISLRYNPGGVFALGTDIMDHPEESKFGMTKAQLLQGFKELKAAGVKEFGLHSFLASNTVTNDYYSTLASELFELAVEIKNKVGIELSFINLSGGVGVNYLPEQKANDIALIGQKVHQVFDTVLQPAGLGHLKIFTELGRFMLAPHGLLVTRVHHRKKTYRDYVGVDASAVNLLRPAMYGSYHHITNMTNPQGEPEVVDVVGSLCENNDKFAVGRELPQVRIGDLLVIHDTGAHGFSMGYQYNGRLRSAEILYQEDGQAKMIRRAEKPEDYFATLYGFNFEE, from the coding sequence ATGAAAACACCTTTTATCAGTAAAGAACATTTAGATAAGATTGTCGCTGAATTTCCTACACCTTTTCATCTTTATGACGAGAAAGGCATCCGTGAAAAAGCGCGTGCCCTAAATAAGGCTTTTTCCTGGAATAAGGGATTCAAAGAGTATTTTGCTGTCAAAGCAACTCCAAACCCAACGATTTTAAAGATTTTGCAGGAGGAAAACTGCGGTGTTGACTGTGCAACTGAAGTCGAGTTGCTGATGAGCCATAAGCTCGGCTTTACAGATATTATGTTTTCTTCAAATAATACACCGGCAGATGAATACCGCTATGCTCGAAAAATTGGCGCGATTATTAATCTGGATGCTTATGAGGATATCGCTTTTCTTAAAGAAAGCGCCGGTCTTCCTGAAACAATTTCCCTGCGCTACAACCCGGGCGGTGTCTTTGCTTTAGGCACTGATATTATGGATCATCCTGAGGAATCAAAATTTGGTATGACTAAGGCACAATTACTGCAAGGTTTTAAAGAATTAAAGGCTGCAGGGGTCAAAGAGTTTGGTCTGCATTCGTTTTTAGCTTCCAATACAGTGACCAACGACTATTACTCAACATTAGCAAGTGAGCTGTTTGAATTAGCTGTCGAAATAAAAAACAAAGTAGGTATTGAGCTGAGTTTTATTAACCTTTCAGGCGGTGTGGGGGTCAATTATTTGCCGGAGCAAAAAGCCAATGATATTGCCTTGATTGGTCAAAAAGTGCATCAGGTTTTTGATACTGTTTTACAGCCAGCCGGTTTGGGGCATCTTAAAATTTTTACAGAGCTTGGTCGCTTTATGCTGGCACCTCACGGGCTTTTGGTGACCAGAGTGCACCATCGTAAAAAGACTTATCGTGATTATGTGGGAGTAGATGCTTCAGCTGTTAATCTGCTGCGTCCGGCTATGTATGGTTCTTATCATCATATTACCAATATGACGAATCCTCAAGGGGAACCGGAAGTTGTGGATGTTGTCGGTTCGCTTTGTGAAAATAATGATAAATTTGCTGTAGGGCGTGAACTTCCGCAGGTTCGAATAGGGGACTTGCTTGTGATTCACGATACTGGAGCTCATGGTTTTTCGATGGGCTACCAGTATAACGGCCGTCTGCGTTCGGCAGAAATTCTTTATCAGGAAGATGGTCAGGCAAAAATGATTCGCCGGGCTGAAAAACCTGAAGATTACTTTGCCACCCTTTACGGCTTTAATTTTGAAGAATAA
- a CDS encoding YneF family protein — translation MTTFVWILLIIIALGAGLVGGVFIARKQIEKEIGEHPRLTPDAIREMMSQMGQKPNEAKIQQTYRNIIKQSKAAQAKGKK, via the coding sequence ATGACGACTTTTGTTTGGATTTTATTGATTATTATTGCTTTAGGGGCCGGCTTAGTTGGCGGCGTTTTTATTGCACGAAAGCAAATTGAAAAGGAAATCGGGGAACATCCGCGCCTGACTCCAGATGCTATTCGTGAGATGATGAGCCAAATGGGGCAAAAACCAAATGAAGCTAAGATTCAGCAAACGTATCGAAATATCATCAAACAGTCAAAGGCAGCTCAGGCTAAAGGTAAAAAATAA
- the cbpB gene encoding cyclic-di-AMP-binding protein CbpB, with protein sequence MIAKEFEDFLLNQLDSYLIPADELAIFIDTHNADHVMLLLVNNGYARVPVITKDKNYVGTISIADIMAYQAEQQLTEAELAQTDIAYMVNTRIDTISDHSDLTEIMHKLVDNPFLPVVDNSDVFAGIITRKSILKAVNSLLHNFTDFYTITPHE encoded by the coding sequence ATGATTGCTAAAGAATTTGAAGACTTTTTGTTGAATCAGCTGGACAGTTACTTGATACCTGCGGATGAACTGGCTATCTTTATTGATACCCATAATGCAGACCATGTTATGCTTCTGCTGGTTAATAATGGCTATGCCCGCGTACCTGTGATTACCAAAGATAAAAACTATGTTGGGACAATCAGTATAGCTGACATTATGGCTTATCAGGCGGAGCAGCAGCTGACAGAAGCAGAATTAGCTCAGACTGACATTGCTTACATGGTTAATACTCGGATTGATACTATTAGCGACCATTCTGATTTAACAGAAATTATGCATAAATTAGTTGATAATCCGTTTTTGCCTGTTGTTGACAATTCAGATGTTTTTGCCGGCATTATCACGCGCAAATCCATTTTGAAAGCTGTCAACAGTCTTTTACATAACTTTACGGACTTTTATACAATAACGCCTCATGAATGA
- the racE gene encoding glutamate racemase: MDNRPIGFLDSGVGGLTVVRELMRQLPHEEIVYIGDSARTPYGPRPAEQIRQYTWELVQFLLTKNVKMIVFACNTATAVAWEEVKEKLDIPVLGVILPGSSAAIKSTVKGKIGVIGTPMTVQSDIYKHKINLLAPQMEVISLACPKFVPIVESNEIFSSVAKKIVYETLAPLSGRVDTLVLGCTHYPLLRPLIQNAMGQDVKLIDSGAECVRDISVLLNYFQINRRRELADERPVHRFFTTAGRENFKDIADNWLGQKIEVEHVKL, translated from the coding sequence ATGGATAATAGACCGATTGGTTTTTTAGATTCAGGTGTGGGTGGGCTGACAGTAGTTCGGGAGCTGATGCGTCAACTTCCTCATGAAGAAATTGTCTATATCGGCGATTCAGCCCGTACGCCTTACGGCCCGCGTCCTGCTGAACAGATTCGGCAGTATACATGGGAGCTGGTGCAGTTTCTTTTAACGAAAAATGTAAAAATGATTGTTTTTGCCTGTAATACAGCAACGGCAGTTGCTTGGGAAGAGGTTAAAGAGAAACTTGATATTCCGGTATTAGGAGTTATACTGCCGGGATCGAGCGCCGCGATTAAGTCAACTGTTAAGGGGAAAATAGGGGTTATCGGCACTCCGATGACCGTCCAGTCTGACATTTATAAGCATAAAATTAACTTACTGGCACCGCAGATGGAGGTCATCAGTTTAGCCTGCCCTAAGTTTGTTCCGATAGTAGAGTCAAATGAAATTTTTTCCAGTGTTGCTAAAAAAATTGTTTATGAAACGTTGGCTCCTCTGTCCGGTCGAGTGGATACTTTGGTTTTAGGCTGTACTCACTATCCCCTGCTGCGTCCCTTGATTCAAAATGCGATGGGACAGGACGTTAAATTGATTGACAGCGGTGCAGAGTGTGTCCGCGATATCTCGGTTCTTTTGAATTATTTTCAAATTAACCGCAGACGTGAATTAGCAGATGAAAGGCCGGTTCACCGTTTTTTCACAACGGCCGGCCGCGAAAACTTTAAAGACATTGCTGACAACTGGCTGGGGCAAAAAATAGAGGTGGAGCATGTAAAGCTATGA
- a CDS encoding nucleoside-triphosphate diphosphatase has protein sequence MSDRIYEYKDDKDWFIGRWTGSFSFGGFIPLSEEILRIQYNLSGFLPVRGNKASAADNIQLLRFSSPFRLLAFIAEMINQELDRHLEVKQHQGAVLLIEEGQLLMVHLPQSGLAVSAFFTADSFGDTVLIATHNEGKTKEFSDMFAKMGLKVENLNNYPDLPEVAETGTTFEENARLKAETISELTGKTVLADDSGLKVDVLGGLPGVWSARFSGSDADDESNNRKLLHELAMVFEEKDRSAQFHTTLAVAAPGKDSLIVEADWPGYIALQPKGKNGFGYDPLFLVGETGRTAAELSSAEKNQVSHRALAVKKLMEVFPEWQAKHSL, from the coding sequence ATGAGTGACAGAATTTATGAATATAAAGACGATAAAGACTGGTTTATTGGCCGATGGACAGGAAGTTTTTCCTTTGGCGGTTTCATCCCTTTAAGTGAGGAAATTCTGAGGATTCAGTATAATCTGTCAGGATTTCTTCCGGTCAGGGGAAACAAAGCTTCAGCTGCTGACAATATTCAGCTACTGCGTTTCAGCTCCCCTTTTCGTCTGCTGGCTTTCATTGCCGAGATGATTAATCAGGAATTAGACCGCCACTTGGAAGTTAAGCAGCATCAAGGAGCTGTTTTGCTTATAGAAGAAGGACAGCTTTTAATGGTTCACCTGCCCCAATCCGGTTTAGCTGTGTCTGCCTTTTTTACTGCAGACTCTTTTGGAGATACTGTCCTTATTGCGACACATAATGAAGGTAAAACCAAGGAATTTTCAGATATGTTTGCTAAAATGGGACTTAAGGTAGAAAATCTGAACAATTACCCCGATTTACCGGAGGTTGCTGAAACAGGAACTACTTTTGAAGAGAACGCCCGCTTAAAAGCAGAAACGATTTCCGAACTTACCGGAAAAACGGTTTTGGCAGATGATTCAGGTTTGAAAGTAGATGTTTTAGGAGGACTTCCTGGGGTGTGGTCAGCTCGTTTTTCCGGTTCCGATGCTGATGATGAGTCAAATAATCGTAAGCTTTTGCACGAGCTGGCTATGGTTTTTGAAGAAAAAGACCGCTCCGCACAGTTTCATACGACTTTAGCTGTGGCGGCGCCGGGGAAGGACAGTCTGATAGTAGAAGCTGACTGGCCAGGGTATATTGCCCTGCAGCCTAAAGGAAAAAATGGTTTTGGCTATGATCCTTTATTTTTAGTTGGAGAAACAGGGCGGACGGCCGCAGAGCTGTCAAGTGCAGAGAAAAATCAGGTATCACACAGGGCTTTAGCCGTTAAAAAGCTGATGGAGGTGTTTCCAGAATGGCAAGCAAAACATTCATTGTAA
- a CDS encoding Bax inhibitor-1/YccA family protein encodes MNDSIIYTQTDTGLNRFFAKIYSLVGMGIGLSALVSALMLYIFTDNMITLMINYPWVYYGAIFAELILVLVASSAAQKNTPAALPLFLTYSALNGFTLSFIIVAYTQTTVLQAFLSSAAVFFVMALIGVTTKKDLSGMAKALLAGLIGIIVASLINLFIGSGTMSYIISVVSVLIFSGLIAYDNQRIKHVYQATGGNAGDGWAVSMALSLYLDFINLFLNLLRLFGNRR; translated from the coding sequence ATGAATGACAGTATCATATATACACAAACAGACACAGGTTTAAACCGTTTTTTTGCTAAAATTTACAGTCTGGTTGGTATGGGAATCGGTTTATCTGCTCTAGTTTCAGCCTTGATGCTCTACATTTTTACAGATAATATGATTACCTTGATGATCAACTATCCTTGGGTTTATTACGGTGCTATTTTTGCAGAATTGATTTTGGTTTTGGTTGCCAGCAGCGCTGCCCAAAAAAATACACCGGCCGCCCTTCCGCTTTTTTTAACTTACTCGGCTTTAAATGGCTTTACACTAAGCTTTATCATTGTAGCTTATACGCAAACAACGGTTTTGCAGGCTTTCTTGTCATCGGCAGCTGTTTTCTTTGTAATGGCTTTGATTGGGGTAACAACTAAAAAAGATTTATCTGGAATGGCTAAAGCTTTATTAGCTGGTCTGATTGGTATTATTGTTGCCAGCTTGATTAATCTTTTCATTGGCAGCGGTACGATGAGTTATATCATCAGTGTTGTGTCGGTTCTGATTTTCTCGGGTCTGATTGCCTATGATAACCAAAGAATCAAGCATGTCTACCAAGCAACAGGCGGCAATGCCGGTGATGGCTGGGCTGTATCTATGGCGCTCAGTCTTTACCTTGATTTTATCAACCTGTTTCTCAATCTGCTGCGTCTGTTTGGCAATCGGAGGTAA
- the scpB gene encoding SMC-Scp complex subunit ScpB, translating to MTYLSQIEALLFVAGEDGLSLRDLAVLLDLSPTALQQQLEKLEQRYQKDENSSLCLKETAKTYKLVTKPAFADVLRKYARAPINQSLSRASLEVLSIIAYKQPLTRIEIDDIRGVNSSGALSKLQAFGLIQEVGKKEVLGRPNLYATTDYFLDYMGINHLEELPDISGIEIKDEETALFTQA from the coding sequence ATGACTTATTTATCTCAAATTGAGGCTTTGCTGTTTGTCGCCGGCGAAGATGGGCTGAGCTTGAGAGATTTAGCTGTTCTGCTTGATCTGTCGCCGACTGCGCTGCAGCAGCAGTTAGAAAAATTAGAGCAGAGATACCAAAAAGATGAAAACAGCAGTCTCTGCCTGAAAGAAACGGCAAAGACATATAAACTGGTCACTAAGCCTGCATTTGCAGATGTATTGAGGAAATATGCCAGAGCTCCGATTAATCAAAGTTTGTCCCGTGCAAGCTTAGAAGTTCTGTCTATTATCGCTTATAAGCAGCCTCTGACCCGTATTGAAATTGACGATATCCGCGGGGTGAATTCCAGCGGTGCGCTGAGCAAGCTTCAGGCTTTTGGTTTAATTCAGGAAGTTGGGAAGAAAGAAGTTCTAGGCCGCCCCAACCTTTATGCTACGACAGATTATTTCTTAGATTATATGGGAATCAATCATTTAGAAGAGCTTCCGGATATTTCCGGTATTGAAATTAAAGATGAAGAAACTGCACTTTTTACTCAGGCTTGA
- a CDS encoding TrmH family RNA methyltransferase, producing MTIITSKTNNLIKKTKKLLQKKHRSHSYLIEGWHLFTEAEQAGAVFNNIFVTSELADRVRGFEQVRLVTEDVLKTLTESPSPQGIVAEVAMPESAFPDWTAGRFLLLDDIQDPGNLGTMVRTAAAAGLTGVFISEKSADIYNQKTLRAMQGSHFYIPIYRTNLLEVCSQLQQHAVPVFATSLAKSALDYRKLPKTDNFAFIMGNEGQGISELLLQKADRLVHIPMPGETESLNVAVAAGIIIFSLI from the coding sequence ATGACTATTATAACCTCAAAAACGAATAATCTCATCAAAAAAACCAAAAAATTGCTGCAAAAAAAGCATCGCAGCCATTCTTACTTGATTGAAGGCTGGCATTTATTTACAGAGGCAGAGCAAGCAGGAGCTGTCTTTAACAATATTTTTGTGACTAGCGAACTGGCAGATAGGGTCAGAGGTTTTGAGCAGGTCAGGCTGGTGACAGAAGATGTTTTAAAGACTTTAACAGAGTCCCCTTCTCCGCAGGGAATTGTAGCAGAAGTCGCTATGCCGGAGTCTGCTTTTCCTGATTGGACCGCCGGGCGTTTCTTACTTCTGGATGATATTCAGGATCCCGGCAATCTTGGGACTATGGTCCGAACTGCAGCTGCAGCAGGGCTTACAGGCGTTTTTATTTCTGAAAAATCAGCTGATATTTACAATCAAAAAACATTGCGGGCTATGCAGGGCAGCCATTTTTATATCCCTATTTACCGAACAAATCTTCTGGAGGTTTGTTCTCAGCTGCAGCAGCATGCTGTTCCTGTTTTTGCGACATCTCTGGCAAAGTCTGCTCTTGATTACCGCAAACTGCCTAAAACAGATAATTTTGCCTTTATAATGGGCAATGAAGGTCAAGGAATTTCTGAACTGCTGCTGCAAAAGGCTGACCGGCTGGTTCATATCCCGATGCCGGGAGAAACAGAAAGTCTAAATGTCGCTGTTGCTGCCGGGATTATTATTTTCAGCTTAATTTAA
- a CDS encoding segregation/condensation protein A produces MDIKLKDFEGPLDLLLHLVSKYEMDIYDVPIVEVIEQYLDYIETLQAMKLEIAGDYMVMASQLMLIKSRKLLPKVAEPAVEEEDPELELLSQIEEYRRFKALSDELALQHEKRAVFYSKPKEELIFEDAVLRQDKSAMDLFLAFSQVISAKQEELKNSHTVIEKDDYRIEDMMALLNSRLDKEPALALTAVFADCGSLQEAITLFLAALELIKLQHINVEQEANFGRIILRKGA; encoded by the coding sequence ATGGATATAAAACTAAAAGATTTTGAAGGCCCTTTGGATTTACTTTTGCATTTGGTTTCAAAATATGAGATGGATATTTACGATGTACCGATTGTTGAAGTGATTGAGCAGTATTTAGATTATATTGAAACTCTGCAGGCAATGAAGCTGGAGATCGCTGGAGATTATATGGTCATGGCCAGCCAGCTTATGCTGATAAAAAGCCGCAAGCTCCTGCCAAAAGTTGCTGAACCGGCAGTTGAGGAAGAGGATCCGGAGCTGGAGCTGCTGAGCCAGATTGAGGAGTATCGGCGCTTTAAAGCTTTAAGTGATGAATTGGCTCTTCAGCATGAAAAACGGGCTGTCTTTTACAGCAAACCCAAAGAAGAGCTGATTTTTGAGGATGCTGTCCTGAGGCAGGATAAATCTGCAATGGATCTTTTTCTGGCCTTTTCACAAGTCATTTCAGCCAAACAAGAAGAATTAAAAAACAGTCATACCGTAATTGAAAAGGATGACTATCGGATTGAGGATATGATGGCTTTGCTGAACAGCCGTTTAGATAAAGAACCTGCCCTAGCCCTGACTGCTGTCTTTGCTGACTGCGGCAGCCTGCAGGAGGCGATTACACTTTTTTTAGCTGCACTTGAATTAATTAAGCTTCAGCATATTAATGTGGAACAGGAAGCTAATTTTGGCCGGATTATTTTACGAAAAGGAGCCTAG
- a CDS encoding acylphosphatase, with amino-acid sequence MKKVRLLVSGRVQGVGFRYSTYALALEIGDIYGRVWNNDDGTVEILAQSDDSGKMAKFIQEIRKGPSQWAKVSYVDVSVGNFPDYTDFRMAN; translated from the coding sequence ATGAAAAAAGTACGTTTGCTTGTTTCCGGACGTGTCCAAGGAGTTGGGTTTCGCTATTCAACCTATGCTTTAGCACTTGAAATAGGAGATATTTACGGCCGTGTCTGGAATAATGATGACGGAACAGTTGAAATTCTAGCTCAGTCGGATGATTCAGGAAAAATGGCTAAATTCATTCAGGAAATACGTAAGGGCCCGTCCCAATGGGCCAAGGTAAGTTACGTTGATGTGTCAGTAGGAAATTTTCCGGATTATACAGATTTTCGAATGGCCAATTAA
- a CDS encoding metallophosphoesterase has product MASKTFIVMSDSHGDREIVRDIKERYLGKADAIFHNGDSELPSSDSIWDGIYVVAGNCDYDSGYPNNLVLPFSNFTVAQTHGHLYHINFTWDNLIYFAQEAAADICLYGHLHRPAAWQEEGIVFINPGSVLQPRGEINEKLYAKLVIDDDTIKVTYYTREHQLYPALSKEFIR; this is encoded by the coding sequence ATGGCAAGCAAAACATTCATTGTAATGAGCGACTCTCACGGTGACCGTGAAATTGTTAGAGATATTAAGGAACGCTACTTGGGAAAAGCAGATGCCATTTTCCATAATGGTGATTCTGAACTGCCAAGTTCAGACAGCATTTGGGACGGTATTTATGTCGTAGCCGGAAATTGTGATTATGACAGCGGTTATCCCAATAATCTGGTCCTCCCTTTCTCTAATTTTACAGTTGCTCAGACTCACGGCCATCTCTATCATATTAATTTTACCTGGGATAACTTGATTTATTTCGCACAGGAAGCGGCAGCAGATATCTGTTTGTATGGGCATCTTCATCGGCCTGCTGCCTGGCAGGAAGAAGGTATCGTTTTTATCAATCCCGGCAGTGTTCTACAGCCGCGCGGGGAAATCAATGAAAAGCTGTATGCCAAACTGGTTATTGATGATGATACCATTAAAGTCACTTATTATACGCGTGAGCATCAGCTCTACCCAGCACTTTCAAAGGAATTTATACGATGA
- the yidC gene encoding membrane protein insertase YidC — translation MKKNLKRLLLSGTGAAMLLLLSGCVGRDASGNPSGIIWDFLGRPMTAAIDYFANNMGLGYGLGIILVTIIVRTIILPLNLHQSKKASYQSEKMAYLKPIFEPINERIKEAKTQEEKLAAQSELMAAQRENGVSMLGGIGCLPLLIQMPFISALYFAAREVPNSNFLGINLAERSLVLTAIIAVLYFLQSWLSLQAVAEEQKAQMRTTMYMMPLMMVMMSISLPASVALYWFVGGIFSIAQQLITTHLIRPKLRQQVEKEFKENPPKAAKSAKRPKDVTPAAGSKKQAAISANRPKRNAGKQKRRN, via the coding sequence GTGAAAAAGAATTTAAAACGTCTCTTACTATCAGGAACAGGAGCTGCGATGCTTCTGCTGCTTTCAGGCTGTGTCGGACGGGATGCCAGCGGCAATCCTAGTGGGATTATTTGGGATTTTTTAGGTCGCCCCATGACCGCAGCTATCGATTATTTTGCCAATAATATGGGACTGGGCTATGGTTTAGGCATCATACTTGTTACGATAATTGTCCGGACAATTATTCTGCCGCTTAATCTTCACCAATCCAAAAAAGCCAGCTATCAGTCAGAAAAAATGGCCTACCTTAAGCCAATCTTTGAACCGATTAATGAACGCATCAAAGAGGCTAAAACTCAGGAAGAAAAATTAGCCGCTCAATCGGAATTGATGGCTGCTCAGCGCGAAAACGGCGTCAGTATGCTGGGTGGTATCGGCTGTCTGCCGCTGCTCATCCAAATGCCTTTCATTTCTGCTCTGTATTTTGCTGCGCGTGAAGTTCCAAATAGCAATTTTCTCGGTATTAATTTAGCTGAGCGCAGTCTGGTGCTGACTGCTATCATTGCCGTACTTTACTTTTTGCAGTCTTGGCTGTCCCTCCAGGCTGTTGCTGAAGAGCAAAAAGCTCAAATGCGCACAACTATGTACATGATGCCGCTGATGATGGTAATGATGTCTATTTCCCTCCCGGCAAGTGTGGCCCTGTATTGGTTTGTCGGCGGTATTTTCAGTATTGCTCAGCAGCTGATTACAACCCACTTGATTCGTCCTAAACTCCGGCAGCAGGTTGAAAAAGAGTTCAAAGAGAATCCACCTAAAGCCGCTAAGTCAGCAAAGCGTCCCAAAGATGTTACTCCAGCAGCAGGCAGCAAAAAACAGGCTGCTATCTCTGCCAATAGACCCAAACGCAATGCTGGCAAACAAAAAAGAAGAAATTAA
- the xerD gene encoding site-specific tyrosine recombinase XerD produces MNDLIAAFVASKSLSLNSQKSYYYDLQQFSQTVGSRINKERLALYEQSLSGLKVSAKKRKISAVNQFLYFLYTNQKLEHFYRLQVKDKLPPRTAVPALLDFACFYQRSQNACGQLIALLIIETGLSPAEIQRLTVKNIDTALKVLRVDKAGFVRIIEFSDKLLPFLVAFSTGDKTYLFEHQGSVYSRQWFFNQLKAYLSEIGQSELTAQALREQFILAQKAKGKTPAQLSRSMGLKSPLTLEKYYKD; encoded by the coding sequence ATGAATGATTTAATCGCAGCTTTTGTAGCCAGCAAATCTCTCTCTTTAAATTCGCAAAAATCTTATTATTACGATTTGCAGCAGTTCAGCCAGACTGTCGGCAGCCGTATTAATAAAGAACGGCTGGCCTTGTATGAACAGTCTTTGTCCGGTCTGAAAGTTTCAGCAAAAAAACGAAAAATTTCTGCGGTCAACCAATTTTTATATTTCCTCTATACTAATCAAAAACTTGAGCATTTTTACAGGCTGCAGGTCAAGGATAAGCTGCCGCCTCGAACGGCAGTGCCCGCCCTGCTGGATTTTGCCTGTTTTTATCAGAGGAGTCAGAATGCCTGCGGACAGCTAATTGCTCTGCTGATTATTGAGACCGGTCTGTCCCCTGCTGAAATTCAAAGGCTGACAGTCAAAAATATCGATACTGCCCTAAAGGTTTTGCGTGTTGATAAAGCCGGTTTTGTTCGGATTATTGAATTTTCTGACAAGCTGCTGCCTTTTTTAGTGGCATTTTCTACCGGTGATAAAACCTATCTCTTTGAACATCAGGGCTCCGTTTATTCCCGCCAGTGGTTTTTTAACCAGCTGAAAGCCTATTTGTCCGAGATTGGCCAGTCGGAATTAACAGCCCAGGCTTTGCGGGAACAGTTTATTCTTGCGCAGAAAGCTAAGGGTAAAACACCGGCTCAGCTCAGCCGCAGTATGGGACTCAAAAGCCCATTGACTTTGGAGAAATATTATAAAGACTGA
- the greA gene encoding transcription elongation factor GreA has protein sequence MTEKTYPMTLAEKEQLEQELEELKLVRRPEVVERIKIARSYGDLSENSEYDAAKDEQAFVEGQISTLETKIRYAEIIDSDAVAKDEVAIGKTVVVQEIGTNDKDTYAIVGATGADVFSGKISNESPIAQALIGRKKGDQVTIETPAGSYDVEIVSVEKTA, from the coding sequence ATGACAGAAAAAACTTATCCTATGACGCTCGCTGAAAAAGAACAGCTTGAACAAGAACTTGAAGAATTAAAATTAGTCCGCCGCCCAGAAGTGGTTGAACGGATTAAAATTGCCCGTTCTTATGGAGACCTTTCGGAAAACAGTGAATATGATGCTGCTAAAGATGAGCAGGCCTTTGTTGAAGGTCAGATTTCAACACTGGAGACAAAAATTCGTTATGCAGAAATTATTGACAGTGACGCCGTTGCTAAAGATGAGGTAGCTATTGGAAAAACTGTTGTTGTGCAGGAAATCGGAACGAATGATAAGGATACCTATGCAATTGTCGGTGCAACTGGTGCTGATGTGTTTTCAGGAAAAATTTCAAATGAGAGCCCGATTGCCCAAGCACTTATTGGAAGAAAGAAAGGCGATCAGGTTACGATTGAAACACCTGCCGGCAGCTATGATGTTGAGATCGTCAGTGTTGAGAAAACCGCTTAA
- a CDS encoding HD domain-containing protein gives MRNYERDQDFMNHVGHLIRHPRFQKLDGIVQHQHSTRLEHSINVSYTSFRIARKLGWDKKSTARGALLHDFFYYDWRVTKFNKSHAWVHPRIAVKNARKLTQLNKKEEDIILKHMWGATVAPPRYKEGYIVTMVDKYWAIKEATVPLRKVWQKRRRFSRKFLGSHNH, from the coding sequence ATGAGGAATTATGAGCGAGACCAGGATTTTATGAATCATGTTGGTCATTTGATCAGACATCCGCGTTTTCAAAAACTTGATGGGATTGTCCAGCATCAGCATTCGACCCGACTGGAGCATTCTATCAATGTCAGCTATACCAGTTTTCGGATTGCCAGAAAGTTGGGCTGGGATAAGAAAAGTACAGCCAGAGGAGCTCTGCTGCATGATTTTTTTTATTACGACTGGAGGGTCACCAAATTTAACAAAAGCCATGCATGGGTTCACCCGCGTATCGCTGTGAAAAACGCCCGTAAACTGACCCAGCTGAATAAAAAAGAAGAAGATATTATTCTTAAACATATGTGGGGAGCAACGGTAGCTCCGCCTCGTTACAAAGAAGGCTATATAGTCACGATGGTTGACAAGTATTGGGCCATAAAAGAGGCGACAGTGCCTTTGCGAAAAGTTTGGCAGAAGCGCCGCCGCTTCAGTCGGAAATTCCTAGGCAGTCACAATCATTAG